One region of Raphanus sativus cultivar WK10039 unplaced genomic scaffold, ASM80110v3 Scaffold1086, whole genome shotgun sequence genomic DNA includes:
- the LOC130503723 gene encoding arginine decarboxylase 2-like — MPALACVNSYAADVFIPPSPPPPSSTSTAAVDAWSPSLSSSLYRIDGWGAPYFAANSSGNISVRPHGSNTLPHQDIDLLKLVKKVTDPKQTGGLGLQLPVIIRFPDVLQNRLESLQSAFDFAIQSQGYESHYQGVYPVKCNQDRFVVEDIVRFGSQFRFGLEAGSKPEILLAMSCLCKGSNPEEAFLVCNGFKDAEYVSLALMGRKLALNTVIVLEQEEELDLVIGLSQKMNVRPVIGLRAKLRTKHSGHFGSTSGEKGKFGLTTSQIVRVVRKLSQARMLDCLQLLHFHIGSQIPSTSLLSDGVSEAAQLYCELVRLGANMKVIDIGGGLGIDYDGSKSGESDLSVAYTLEEYAEAVVASVRFVCERRSVKHPVICSESGRAIVSHHSVLIFEAVSSVKPVVHEADPDDIRFLLESEEAYEELYSAVMRGDQERCLLYVEKLKQRCVEGFKDGVVSVEQLASVDGLCEWVLNAIGGSDPVQTYNINLSVFTSVPDLWGIEQLFPIVPIHKLDQRPGTRGVLSDLTCDSDGKIDKFIGGESSLPLHELESDGGRYFLGMFLGGAYEEALGGVHNLFGGPSVVRVLQSDGPHGFAVTRAVPGQSSADVLRGMQHEPEMMFQTLKHRAEEVMHHHTKGGEEEDDDDDDEAEFGNVAACLDRSFHNMPYLATEEVSMSNSLSAAVSNLGFYYCDEDDYLSA, encoded by the coding sequence ATGCCTGCTTTAGCTTGTGTCAATAGCTACGCCGCCGACGTGTTCATCCCAccgtcaccaccaccaccttcctccacctccaccgCCGCCGTCGACGCCTGGAGcccctctctctcctcctctctctacCGCATCGACGGATGGGGAGCTCCTTACTTCGCCGCTAACTCCTCCGGCAACATCTCCGTTCGTCCTCACGGCTCCAACACTCTCCCTCACCAAGACATCGATCTGTTAAAACTCGTCAAGAAGGTGACCGATCCGAAACAAACCGGCGGTTTGGGGCTGCAGCTTCCGGTTATCATCCGGTTCCCTGACGTCCTGCAGAACCGCCTCGAGTCTCTCCAATCCGCGTTCGATTTCGCGATACAGAGCCAAGGGTACGAGTCTCACTACCAAGGAGTGTACCCCGTGAAATGCAATCAAGACCGGTTCGTCGTGGAGGACATTGTGAGATTCGGTTCTCAATTCCGGTTTGGTTTGGAAGCCGGCTCTAAACCGGAGATCCTCCTCGCTATGAGCTGCTTGTGTAAAGGCAGCAACCCTGAGGAAGCCTTTCTCGTCTGTAACGGCTTCAAAGACGCTGAGTATGTATCTCTAGCTCTTATGGGAAGGAAGCTGGCGTTGAACACTGTGATTGTGCTTgagcaagaagaagagcttGATTTGGTTATAGGCCTGAGTCAGAAGATGAACGTGAGGCCTGTGATTGGGCTGAGAGCTAAGCTGAGAACCAAACACTCTGGTCACTTCGGTTCGACTTCAGGTGAGAAAGGGAAGTTCGGTTTAACTACTTCTCAGATAGTTCGTGTCGTGAGGAAGCTTAGTCAGGCTCGTATGCTTGACTGTCTCCAGCTTTTGCATTTCCACATTGGCTCACAGATTCCATCCACTTCCTTGTTATCTGATGGTGTCTCCGAAGCTGCTCAGCTTTACTGCGAGCTGGTCCGTCTCGGTGCCAACATGAAAGTTATAGACATCGGTGGTGGCTTGGGGATTGACTACGACGGGTCTAAATCCGGAGAGAGCGATCTCTCCGTTGCCTACACTCTCGAGGAGTATGCTGAAGCTGTTGTAGCCTCTGTTCGGTTTGTATGCGAGAGGAGGTCGGTGAAGCATCCGGTTATATGCAGCGAAAGCGGGAGAGCGATAGTCTCTCATCACTCTGTTTTGATCTTTGAAGCTGTCTCGTCGGTTAAACCGGTTGTTCACGAAGCTGATCCTGATGATATTCGGTTCTTGCTTGAATCCGAGGAAGCTTACGAGGAGCTGTACTCTGCTGTGATGCGTGGGGATCAAGAAAGGTGTTTGCTTTACGTTGAGAAGCTGAAGCAGAGATGCGTTGAAGGTTTTAAAGACGGTGTTGTGAGCGTTGAGCAGTTAGCTTCCGTTGATGGGTTATGCGAATGGGTTTTAAATGCTATTGGCGGGTCGGATCCGGTTCAGACGTACAATATTAACCTCTCGGTTTTCACTTCGGTTCCTGACCTATGGGGGATTGAGCAGCTGTTTCCTATAGTCCCTATTCATAAGCTCGACCAAAGGCCGGGGACACGTGGCGTCTTGTCGGATTTGACGTGTGACAGCGATGGGAAGATTGATAAGTTCATAGGCGGGGAGTCTAGCTTGCCGTTGCATGAGCTAGAGAGCGATGGAGGGAGGTACTTCTTGGGAATGTTTCTTGGAGGGGCGTACGAGGAGGCGCTAGGTGGAGTGCACAACTTGTTTGGTGGGCCGAGTGTTGTACGTGTCTTGCAGAGTGATGGGCCTCATGGCTTTGCTGTGACACGAGCCGTGCCTGGTCAGTCCTCTGCTGATGTTCTTCGTGGGATGCAGCATGAGCCTGAGATGATGTTTCAGACGTTGAAGCACCGAGCAGAGGAGGTTATGCATCATCATACCAAAggtggtgaagaagaagatgatgatgatgatgatgaagctgaGTTCGGTAATGTCGCGGCTTGTCTTGACCGTTCGTTTCATAACATGCCGTATCTAGCGACCGAGGAGGTGTCTATGAGTAACTCTCTTTCGGCTGCGGTCAGTAACCTTGGCTTTTACTATTGCGATGAAGATGACTACCTCTCTGCATGA